The following proteins are encoded in a genomic region of Tenacibaculum sp. 190524A05c:
- a CDS encoding TonB-dependent receptor, giving the protein MKKLLLIALVSICQLAFAQSKGTVTGTVTDKEMNNESLPFASVFIKGTTIGTNTDMDGTYTISVAPGNHILVFSFVGYQTIEKPITVEADKTITVNQVMGASGGEQLEEIQINATVSKEKESALILQQKKAVSIKTSIGAQELAKKGVSDAAQAVTKTAGVSKGSKNVVVRGLGDRYNSTSLNGLPLPSEDPEYKNISLNFFDTSIIQSIGINKVFTSDVYGDVGGANIDIISKELNKKRTASVSVSLGANTQTITQDFLTIDGTNRFGTQELNHTITDLNTYSFNNSLNPGTQDFQMNNSISFNYGKKYDVGENNKLSFFLVGGFDGKYNFEEGNIKQNTSAGTETPFRDQDFKKYTYNVSQLLMGSVNFKSEKYSLAYNHLFIHNNKQSIGDYLGTDNPEQDGDLAFLRRQQTNNNELYVNQLIGKYNFSDRLSIEAKGALNFIRGNEPDRRSNEYLIRDGVTRTNTNSSGTSERFFSKLQENDYAAKGKISYKLNSDEEDKSTIDFGLDYRYTERLFSATIFNHAFSGNGAVIDINNADAVFNQNGIDTGVFAVETLRGRAGSERALIPFTYRGKKLVSGAFTTLVYQLSDNFIVSGGLKFEKAHQRVTYDTNIAKSSIDGPSEINKSYILPNINIKYNLDENNIFRLAASQTYTYPQFKETAPFKYQDINFSSQGNPDLIPSDNYNFDIKYERYFSSSELVSLTGFYKYIQNPIARSEISSAGNTLTYLNVGNDASVYGLELEARKNILKGEDENSTHTLNAGLNASYLVSEVNLSSTSIAQFQKASSELEGATPFLVNADITFNKKYENDELSSALVVNYFSDRVYSIGTRGFENIIEKGIPTLDLVSSLKLGKKYGIKLKVTNLLNPSFQLNRDGSTSGNNIVLRNYKKGVNLSIGFTHNF; this is encoded by the coding sequence ATGAAAAAACTATTATTAATTGCTTTAGTAAGCATATGTCAATTAGCGTTTGCTCAAAGTAAGGGGACTGTAACGGGGACGGTTACTGATAAGGAAATGAATAATGAATCGCTTCCTTTTGCAAGTGTATTTATTAAAGGGACTACAATTGGAACAAATACAGACATGGATGGTACATATACTATCTCTGTAGCTCCAGGAAACCATATTTTAGTATTTAGTTTTGTTGGTTATCAAACTATAGAAAAACCAATTACAGTAGAAGCTGATAAAACAATCACTGTAAACCAAGTAATGGGAGCAAGCGGTGGTGAGCAATTAGAAGAAATTCAAATAAACGCTACTGTAAGTAAAGAAAAAGAGAGTGCTTTAATATTACAACAAAAAAAGGCTGTTTCTATTAAAACTAGTATTGGTGCACAAGAATTAGCGAAAAAAGGAGTTTCTGATGCTGCTCAAGCGGTTACTAAAACTGCTGGTGTAAGTAAAGGTTCTAAAAATGTTGTAGTAAGAGGTTTAGGTGATCGTTATAACTCTACTTCATTAAATGGTTTACCATTACCTTCTGAGGATCCAGAATACAAGAATATCTCATTAAACTTTTTCGATACTAGTATAATTCAGAGCATAGGAATTAATAAGGTTTTCACATCTGATGTTTATGGAGATGTTGGTGGGGCTAACATTGATATTATTTCAAAAGAGTTAAACAAAAAGAGAACAGCTTCTGTTAGTGTTTCTTTAGGTGCCAATACACAAACAATAACTCAAGATTTCTTAACTATTGATGGAACAAACAGATTTGGAACTCAAGAATTAAATCATACAATTACAGATTTAAATACATATTCATTCAATAATTCATTGAATCCAGGTACTCAAGATTTTCAGATGAATAATAGTATTTCTTTTAACTATGGAAAAAAATATGACGTTGGTGAGAACAACAAATTAAGTTTCTTCTTAGTTGGAGGGTTTGATGGAAAATATAACTTTGAAGAAGGGAACATCAAACAAAATACAAGTGCAGGAACTGAAACTCCGTTTAGAGATCAGGATTTCAAAAAATACACATACAATGTTTCTCAGTTATTAATGGGAAGTGTGAACTTTAAATCAGAAAAATATAGTTTAGCATATAACCACCTTTTCATTCATAATAATAAACAATCTATTGGTGATTATTTAGGTACAGATAATCCAGAACAAGATGGAGATCTTGCTTTCTTAAGAAGACAACAAACTAACAACAATGAGTTGTATGTAAATCAACTTATTGGTAAATATAACTTTTCTGATCGTTTATCTATTGAGGCAAAAGGAGCTTTAAACTTCATTAGAGGAAATGAACCTGATAGACGTTCTAACGAATATTTAATTCGTGATGGAGTAACTAGAACAAATACTAATAGTTCGGGAACTAGTGAACGTTTCTTTTCTAAACTTCAAGAGAACGATTATGCAGCTAAAGGGAAAATTTCTTATAAGTTAAATAGTGATGAAGAAGATAAAAGTACAATTGATTTTGGTTTAGACTATAGATATACAGAGCGTTTATTTTCTGCAACAATTTTTAACCATGCCTTTTCTGGTAACGGTGCTGTAATAGACATTAATAATGCTGATGCTGTTTTCAACCAAAATGGAATAGATACAGGTGTATTTGCTGTTGAAACATTAAGAGGAAGAGCAGGAAGTGAAAGAGCTTTAATTCCTTTTACATATAGAGGTAAAAAATTAGTAAGTGGTGCATTCACAACTTTAGTTTATCAATTAAGTGATAACTTCATAGTATCTGGGGGATTAAAGTTTGAAAAAGCTCATCAGAGAGTTACTTATGATACAAATATTGCTAAAAGCTCAATTGATGGACCATCTGAAATTAATAAGTCTTACATTTTACCAAACATTAATATTAAGTACAACTTAGATGAAAATAATATCTTCAGATTAGCTGCGAGTCAAACGTATACGTATCCACAGTTTAAAGAAACGGCTCCATTCAAATATCAAGATATTAACTTCTCAAGTCAAGGTAACCCAGATTTAATTCCATCTGACAACTATAACTTTGATATTAAATATGAGCGTTATTTCTCTTCTAGTGAATTAGTATCATTAACTGGATTCTATAAATATATTCAAAATCCAATTGCAAGAAGTGAAATTTCAAGTGCCGGTAACACATTAACATATTTAAATGTTGGAAACGATGCTTCTGTTTACGGTTTAGAATTAGAAGCTAGAAAAAACATTCTTAAAGGAGAAGATGAGAATAGTACGCATACATTAAATGCAGGATTAAATGCTTCTTATTTAGTATCTGAAGTAAACTTAAGTAGCACTTCTATTGCACAATTCCAAAAAGCTAGTAGCGAATTAGAAGGAGCAACTCCATTTTTAGTAAATGCTGACATTACTTTTAATAAAAAATACGAAAATGACGAGTTATCATCTGCTTTAGTTGTTAACTATTTCAGTGATCGAGTTTACTCTATTGGAACAAGAGGATTTGAGAATATCATAGAAAAAGGAATTCCAACTTTAGACTTAGTATCTTCTTTAAAGTTAGGAAAAAAGTATGGTATCAAATTAAAGGTTACAAACCTATTAAACCCTTCATTCCAGTTAAATAGAGATGGTAGCACTAGTGGAAACAATATAGTGTTAAGAAATTATAAAAAGGGAGTTAACTTAAGTATTGGTTTTACACATAATTTCTAA
- a CDS encoding TonB-dependent receptor: MKSFLQTVFLFVTLISYGQTIKGKVTFNNEPQEFVSVYTKDKSQGTITNDKGEYTLTLNQPKATIVFQSVGYKLIEKEISFNGSETKTLDITLQEDLLGLDQVVVSATRSYLNRKVAPVIVTVTDAKLLEATQSVSLSEGLNFQPGLRMETNCQNCGFSQVRINGLDGAYSQILVDSRPIFSALNGVYGLDQIPANIIQRIEVVRGGGSALYGANAIAGTINIITKDPIDNTFQVGQNVSLIKGETLDVATTINGTVVNDEASAGLTYFGMYRNRNPYDYDGDSFTELTKLETQTFGFKGYIKPSDNTRLTAEFNSISEFRRGGNKLGLQPFESDVAEQIDSDVLTGGLTFESSINEGKQHFSAYVSTSRSKNKNYYGGGEDLVAQNGEVLGFGNSRDETWVLGSQYAHKLSDFLGGKGNFTGGIEFKYDKMKDEKPGFNAFVNQTLRTYGLYAQQEWTINKQWKVLGGLRADIHNLTDESVIFNPRLNVMYFANENSRFRASYAKGFRAPQVFTEDLHAQIAAGEVLTVRVDRSKLVSETSHSFTGSFDWNKNLTEGEVSFTLEAFYTKIVNPFILEQLNNLIWEKRNGDNAHVKGINIETKYAPNEKWILQAGATIQEGKFDKPVQWSDDPNISLENADNFFKSPNFYGNFIATYAPNKKFQNNVSAVYTGSMYVPHLAGFIAEDRLEKTTDFLELNVKSSYDFSLDKHNHSTLRISGGVQNIFDSYQQDFDQGADRDANYIYGPSRPRTFFVGLKFINN; the protein is encoded by the coding sequence ATGAAATCTTTCTTACAGACAGTATTTTTATTCGTAACACTTATAAGTTACGGACAAACTATAAAAGGAAAAGTTACTTTTAATAACGAACCGCAAGAGTTCGTATCAGTTTATACAAAAGACAAATCTCAAGGAACCATAACTAATGATAAAGGTGAATATACCTTAACCTTAAATCAACCAAAAGCTACAATCGTATTTCAAAGTGTTGGATACAAGTTGATAGAAAAGGAAATTAGTTTCAACGGTTCAGAAACCAAAACACTTGATATCACACTACAAGAAGATCTTTTAGGATTAGATCAAGTGGTTGTGAGTGCAACGCGATCATATTTAAACAGAAAAGTGGCTCCGGTAATTGTAACAGTTACTGACGCGAAACTATTAGAGGCGACTCAGTCTGTTAGTTTATCTGAAGGGTTAAACTTTCAACCAGGACTGCGTATGGAAACTAATTGTCAGAATTGTGGTTTCTCTCAGGTACGAATTAATGGATTAGACGGAGCGTATTCTCAAATATTAGTAGATAGCAGACCTATTTTTAGTGCTTTAAACGGAGTGTATGGTTTAGATCAAATTCCAGCTAATATTATTCAAAGAATTGAAGTAGTTCGTGGTGGAGGATCAGCTTTATATGGTGCTAATGCTATTGCTGGAACTATTAATATTATTACTAAAGATCCTATCGACAACACATTTCAAGTAGGACAAAACGTTTCTTTAATTAAAGGAGAAACACTAGATGTTGCCACTACTATTAATGGAACCGTTGTAAATGATGAAGCTTCTGCGGGACTTACTTATTTCGGAATGTACAGAAATAGAAATCCATATGATTATGATGGAGATTCTTTCACTGAACTCACAAAATTAGAAACACAAACTTTCGGATTTAAAGGATATATCAAACCCTCAGACAATACAAGATTAACAGCAGAATTCAATTCTATTAGTGAATTTAGAAGAGGAGGAAACAAATTAGGTTTACAACCTTTTGAAAGTGATGTAGCAGAACAAATTGATTCTGATGTATTAACAGGTGGACTTACATTTGAGTCTTCTATTAATGAAGGAAAACAACATTTCTCTGCTTACGTTTCTACTTCTCGCTCAAAAAACAAAAACTATTACGGTGGTGGGGAAGATTTAGTTGCCCAAAATGGTGAAGTATTAGGATTCGGTAATTCTAGAGATGAAACTTGGGTTTTAGGTTCTCAGTATGCTCATAAACTATCTGATTTCTTGGGTGGAAAAGGAAATTTCACAGGAGGAATTGAGTTTAAGTATGATAAAATGAAAGATGAAAAACCGGGTTTTAATGCTTTTGTAAATCAAACTTTAAGAACTTATGGACTTTATGCTCAACAAGAATGGACGATTAATAAACAATGGAAAGTCTTAGGAGGTCTGCGTGCAGATATTCATAATTTAACTGACGAAAGTGTGATTTTTAATCCGCGTTTGAATGTAATGTATTTTGCCAATGAAAATTCTCGATTCAGAGCTTCATATGCTAAAGGTTTTAGAGCTCCACAAGTATTTACAGAAGATTTACATGCACAAATTGCAGCTGGAGAAGTTTTAACTGTTCGTGTTGATCGATCTAAATTAGTTTCGGAAACATCTCATAGTTTTACAGGATCTTTCGATTGGAATAAAAATTTAACTGAAGGTGAAGTATCTTTCACTTTAGAGGCTTTTTATACTAAAATTGTAAATCCTTTTATCCTTGAACAATTAAATAATTTGATTTGGGAAAAGAGAAATGGAGATAACGCCCATGTAAAAGGAATTAACATCGAAACAAAATATGCTCCAAATGAAAAATGGATATTACAAGCAGGAGCAACAATTCAAGAAGGGAAATTTGACAAACCAGTACAATGGTCTGATGATCCTAATATTTCATTAGAAAACGCAGATAACTTCTTCAAATCTCCTAACTTCTACGGAAACTTTATTGCAACCTATGCTCCGAATAAAAAGTTTCAAAACAATGTATCTGCAGTTTACACGGGAAGCATGTATGTTCCACATTTAGCAGGATTCATTGCTGAAGATCGTTTAGAAAAAACAACTGACTTTTTAGAATTAAACGTAAAATCATCTTATGATTTCTCACTGGATAAGCACAACCACTCTACTTTAAGAATAAGTGGTGGTGTTCAAAATATTTTTGACAGCTACCAACAAGATTTCGATCAAGGAGCTGATAGAGACGCAAACTATATTTATGGACCTTCAAGACCAAGGACTTTCTTTGTTGGTTTGAAATTTATAAATAACTAA
- a CDS encoding metal-dependent transcriptional regulator, whose product MFSQSEENYIKTIYHLALDSDKGISTNAIAKQLDTKASSVTDMIKKLSEKEVVVYKKYQGVKLTDFGRKVATGIIRKHRLWEVFLVEKLNFSWDEVHEVAEQLEHIKSPKLINELDAFLGYPKHDPHGDPIPDEEGNIHQIEKNLLSVLPKGTVGVCVGVNDSSSDFLKFLDKQGIGLGVEITIIDIEPFDGSLTIEINNKPLSISNKIASNLYIKKI is encoded by the coding sequence ATGTTTTCACAATCTGAGGAGAATTATATAAAAACCATTTACCATTTGGCACTAGATTCTGATAAAGGAATTAGTACAAATGCTATAGCGAAACAACTAGATACAAAAGCATCTTCGGTTACAGATATGATTAAAAAACTATCTGAAAAAGAAGTTGTGGTATATAAAAAGTATCAAGGTGTAAAGCTTACCGATTTTGGTAGAAAAGTTGCTACAGGAATTATCAGGAAACATAGATTATGGGAAGTTTTTCTTGTAGAAAAGTTGAATTTCTCTTGGGATGAAGTTCATGAAGTAGCTGAACAATTAGAGCACATAAAATCACCTAAACTTATTAATGAATTGGATGCTTTTTTAGGATATCCTAAGCATGATCCGCATGGAGATCCAATTCCAGATGAAGAAGGAAATATACATCAGATAGAGAAGAATCTTTTATCTGTTTTACCTAAAGGAACAGTTGGAGTTTGTGTAGGTGTGAATGATAGTTCATCTGATTTTTTAAAATTCTTAGATAAACAAGGAATTGGTTTAGGAGTAGAAATCACAATTATAGATATTGAACCTTTTGATGGTTCTCTAACAATAGAAATAAATAATAAACCGCTATCTATTTCAAATAAAATAGCTAGCAACTTATACATTAAAAAGATATGA
- a CDS encoding ZIP family metal transporter encodes MSFFDQIVEFCKEHPIQGALYASLFTWGLTALGAALVFFFKKMNRAVLDGMLGFTGGVMVAASFWSLLSPAIENSPGEGFIKVLPSAIGFALGALALFGMDKWLPHLHINFKEDEAEGVKTNWHKTTLLVLAITLHNIPEGLAVGVLFGAASTLVGVEQTEMIIAAISLAIGIGIQNFPEGFAVAMPLRRQGVSRRKSFWYGQLSAVVEPFAAVLGALAVSFFTPILPYALAFAAGAMIFVVVEEVIPETQRDKYTDIATLGFIGGFIVMMSLDVGLG; translated from the coding sequence ATGAGTTTTTTCGATCAAATAGTCGAGTTTTGTAAAGAACATCCAATACAAGGAGCGCTTTATGCATCTCTATTTACTTGGGGGTTAACAGCTTTAGGAGCGGCTTTGGTTTTCTTTTTTAAGAAAATGAATCGAGCAGTATTGGATGGAATGTTAGGATTTACAGGTGGAGTAATGGTAGCTGCGAGTTTTTGGAGTTTATTATCACCTGCAATAGAAAATAGTCCTGGAGAAGGGTTTATAAAAGTTTTACCATCTGCTATTGGTTTTGCCTTAGGAGCTTTGGCTTTATTCGGAATGGATAAATGGTTACCTCACTTACACATTAATTTTAAAGAAGATGAAGCGGAAGGTGTAAAAACAAATTGGCACAAAACAACTTTATTAGTATTAGCAATTACATTACATAATATTCCAGAAGGATTAGCTGTGGGAGTTTTATTTGGAGCAGCTTCGACATTAGTTGGAGTAGAGCAAACCGAAATGATTATTGCCGCTATTTCTTTAGCTATTGGAATCGGAATTCAAAACTTCCCTGAAGGTTTTGCAGTTGCAATGCCATTAAGACGACAAGGTGTAAGTAGAAGAAAGAGTTTTTGGTACGGACAATTATCTGCTGTAGTTGAGCCTTTTGCTGCAGTTTTAGGAGCTTTAGCTGTTTCGTTTTTCACTCCGATTTTACCTTATGCATTAGCTTTTGCCGCGGGCGCAATGATTTTCGTAGTTGTGGAAGAAGTGATTCCAGAAACACAAAGAGATAAATATACAGATATTGCCACGCTTGGTTTTATAGGTGGATTTATTGTAATGATGTCTTTGGATGTTGGGTTGGGTTAA
- a CDS encoding cysteine hydrolase family protein: MKLRELNTALLLVDIQKGFDNEEYWGGNRNNKDAEEKCAQILKEWRALQLPVYHIQHSSQNPKSLLHKSHPGFEIQDIVKPLSGEPVIVKDVNSAFIGTNLETILKDQQIKNVVIVGLTTNHCISTTTRMAGNLGFDTILVGDATATFDRKGMNGEIFSSETIHQTTLANLHEEFADVISTNELLSRV, from the coding sequence ATGAAATTAAGAGAATTAAACACAGCACTTTTACTAGTTGATATTCAAAAAGGATTTGACAACGAGGAATATTGGGGTGGAAATAGAAATAACAAAGATGCAGAAGAAAAATGTGCTCAAATTTTAAAAGAGTGGAGAGCGTTACAACTTCCTGTTTATCATATTCAACATAGTTCGCAAAATCCTAAATCATTATTGCATAAATCTCATCCTGGTTTTGAAATTCAAGACATTGTGAAACCACTATCAGGTGAACCCGTAATTGTAAAAGATGTGAATAGCGCTTTTATAGGAACAAATCTTGAAACTATACTTAAAGACCAACAGATTAAAAACGTCGTAATTGTTGGATTGACTACAAATCATTGTATTTCTACAACAACTAGAATGGCTGGAAATTTAGGTTTCGACACAATATTAGTTGGCGACGCTACAGCAACATTTGACAGAAAGGGAATGAATGGAGAAATCTTTTCTTCAGAAACTATTCATCAAACAACACTGGCGAATTTACACGAAGAATTTGCAGATGTTATTTCTACAAATGAATTGTTGAGTAGAGTTTAA
- a CDS encoding carbon-nitrogen hydrolase family protein, producing MSSILKIGMAQISPVWLNKEKTIEKVNSYIVKAAKEECDLVVFGEGLLPGYPFWLSITNGSEFNSPVQKEIHAHYLKNSIEVEKGDLNSVCKTAKENSIAIYLGIIERAVNRGGHSLYCSLVYIDKTGTIQSVHRKLQPTYEERLTWSPGDGHGLTVHPLGDFTVGGLNCWENWMPLPRTALYAQGENLHIAVWPGAERNTFDITKFIAKESRSFVVSVSGFMSIDDFPKDTPNYDAIIKDAPKILANGGSCISGPDGEWVIPPVVGEEGLFTGEIDYQKVLEERHNFDCVGHYSRPDVTKLTLNRERQSIIDFS from the coding sequence ATGAGCAGTATCTTGAAAATTGGGATGGCGCAAATTTCTCCTGTTTGGTTAAACAAAGAAAAGACCATCGAAAAAGTCAATTCGTATATTGTAAAAGCCGCTAAAGAAGAATGTGATCTCGTAGTTTTTGGTGAAGGATTATTGCCAGGATATCCTTTCTGGTTGTCTATCACTAATGGCTCTGAGTTTAACTCACCAGTCCAAAAAGAGATACATGCTCATTATTTAAAAAACTCAATTGAAGTTGAAAAAGGTGATCTGAATAGCGTTTGTAAAACAGCCAAAGAAAACTCAATTGCTATTTACTTAGGAATTATAGAAAGAGCTGTTAATCGCGGTGGTCATAGTTTATACTGTTCTTTAGTATATATTGACAAAACAGGAACTATACAATCTGTTCACAGAAAATTACAACCGACATACGAAGAACGCCTAACTTGGTCTCCAGGTGATGGTCATGGTTTAACTGTTCATCCTTTAGGAGATTTTACTGTTGGAGGATTAAACTGTTGGGAAAATTGGATGCCTTTGCCAAGAACAGCTTTATACGCACAAGGAGAAAACTTACATATTGCAGTTTGGCCTGGAGCAGAAAGAAACACTTTTGATATTACAAAGTTTATTGCAAAAGAAAGCAGATCTTTTGTTGTTTCCGTCAGTGGATTTATGTCTATTGATGATTTCCCTAAAGACACACCAAATTATGATGCGATTATTAAAGACGCGCCGAAAATTTTAGCGAACGGTGGATCTTGTATTTCTGGACCAGATGGAGAATGGGTAATTCCGCCAGTTGTTGGAGAAGAAGGCTTATTTACGGGTGAAATTGATTATCAAAAAGTACTTGAAGAGCGACATAATTTTGATTGTGTTGGTCATTATTCAAGACCAGATGTCACCAAATTAACTTTAAATAGAGAGAGACAATCTATCATCGATTTTTCATGA